The nucleotide window CGAGTATGTGATAGCTTCTATTGCGTCAATGAAATTAGGTAGACCAGTAAAATGGATAGAGACTAGATATGAGCACTTAAAAAATCCCACAGTTGGGAGAGGAGTTCTATCTGATGTGAAAATGTATGCCACTAAGCAAGGTGAAATACTAGGAATAGAGGGTTATGTGGCTGTAGATTTAGGCGCATATAATTACACATTAAATCCTACAACCCCAGCATTCATAGCTCAACTGCTTACTGGACCTTATAAAATGAGGTTTGCGTCAATCAGAGCCTATGGAATATTCACAAACTTGCCTCCCACTGGCCCTTATAGGGGTGCTGGTAGACCAGAGGCTGCTTTAATTCATGAGACTTTGGTTGAGGATTTGGCTGAGGAGTTGGGTGTGGATTCTGTTGAGATTAGGAGGAGGAATTTGATTAGTGATAATGGTTACGTTACTCCTTTGGGTGTTAGGATTGATCCTGCTGGTTATAATGAGGTGTTGAATGAGGCTGAGAAGTATTATAGGAAGGCTAAGGAGGTTTATAAGGACAAGGGAGTTTCAATAGTGGTATTTACAGATATTATAAGGCTATCTCCAGGGGAAGGAGCGAGAGTAAGAATAGAGAACGGGAAAATTAAGATCTTTGTGGGAACAGGACCTCATGGTCAAGCTCATGGTGATACGTTTTCGAAGCTAGCTTCAGAGACATTGGGAATTCCTCAAGATTTAATCGAAGTAGTTGCCAACACAACTGATGGAGTAAAAGAAGGAATAGGGAGTTTCGGTTCTAGAAGTGCAACTGTAGGAGGTTCAGCAGTTATCGAAGCTTGTAGGCAGTTATTAAGCAAAGTTAATATGCCTATAGATAAAGCGCTGAAGGAGATGAATGGTATGGAGGCGGAAATATTCTATAAATCAGATGATATATTTTCACCTGGTTCTCATGTTGCAGTTGTTGACGTAGATAGAGATACTGGATTCGTTAAGGTTCTTGAGTACTATGCCGTAGATGACGTGGGCAGAATCCTAATAAAGGAAGAAGTAGAAGGTCAAATTATTGGTGGAGTATTACAAGGTGTTTCGCAAGTATTATGGGAACATGCACCCTATGATGAAAATGGAAATCCGCTATTCTCGTCAATTGCAGACTGTGGAGTTCCGACTGCTGTTGAAGCGAGTTATAAGGTTTATGTTAGTGAGGTTGAATATCCATCTGCAACTTCAGCTAAAAGCAGAGGAGTAGGAGAAGCGGGAACAACTGGTGGATTACCTGCCGTATTCTTGGCCCTAGAGAAAATTACACATAGAAAGTTTAATAAAACTCCAATATATCCTTGGGATATTACAAGATAGCGAAATGTTGATTTTTTGTCTTATTAAATTTTATATTTTCGGATCAAGGATTAGACTACTTCCCTATTGAGAGTTGGTTTCCTTAAAAATACCTATGTTAGGAAAAATTGAAAAAGGAGGGAGTTTTATTATCATTACTATTAATTCATTATATCATCAGATAATACCATTTATTTGATTCTCTTATGAATGCACTTAAAAGTGCTTGACACCTTTCCGGCCTTTAGGCAGTTCATAGGTTTATGGTTTACCGCCGTTGCCAACAGTTTCCGATAAACCGTAAAGTTTATATTATTTTGACACAAACTCTTATACAATGCTAAGACCTAAGGAAGCATGCCAAAGACTAGGAATATCCTATGCAACACTTAGAGAATACGTTAAGAAAGGATACATAAAACCAGTTATACTACAGAGCGGAAAATGGAGATTCAGAGAAGAAGACATAGAGAGGCTAATGGGAATTATTAGAAAAAGAAAAGTAATACTTTACGCTAGAGTATCATCAAACACACAAAAAGACGATCTAGCAAACCAAGTAAAATATCTAGAGGAACAGGTCAAGGAGTACGACCTCGTAATTACTGACATTGGTTCCGGGTTAAACATGAAGAGAAAGGGGTTCTTGAAGTTGTTGAGAATGATACTGAACAACGAAGTATCACGCGTAATAACAGCTTACCCAGACAGACTTGTTAGATTCGGTTTCGAAATCCTAGAGGAAGTGTGCAAAGCACACAACTGTGAAATAGTAGTACTAAACCAAGAGGACAAGACACCAGAAGAAGAATTGGTCGAAGACTTAGCCACAATACTAGTCTCATTCAGTGGAAAACTACACGGAATGAGGAGTCAAAAATACGAAAAGGTGAAGAAATGTGCTGAAGAACTTAAGAATTAGAAAATTTGAACCGGAAGAGGAATACGTGTACTTCACGTACTCCATCAAGAACGACAAGAGGGAGAAGAGCAAAGAGCTAATTAGGGAATACACAAC belongs to Saccharolobus solfataricus and includes:
- a CDS encoding xanthine dehydrogenase family protein molybdopterin-binding subunit encodes the protein MIREDLPKITGKGTYIDDIDPRNTVYLGIIRSPIARGIIKSISRPEKALLTLTWEDVKIYMPVRVDPETLKQSNIVKMPILADGKVNFVGQPVLAYVVEDRYAIEDIADEMSIEYEELKPIIDVEKAMNSDDEIHSGAKRNISVNKLLEGGELSAKKRAEVVVSRKINQARIISNPMEPKGIIAHWDGEYLNIYGSFQSSFRIKNDLRETLNLSPEKIRVYSPQNVGGGFGNKVPAHPEYVIASIASMKLGRPVKWIETRYEHLKNPTVGRGVLSDVKMYATKQGEILGIEGYVAVDLGAYNYTLNPTTPAFIAQLLTGPYKMRFASIRAYGIFTNLPPTGPYRGAGRPEAALIHETLVEDLAEELGVDSVEIRRRNLISDNGYVTPLGVRIDPAGYNEVLNEAEKYYRKAKEVYKDKGVSIVVFTDIIRLSPGEGARVRIENGKIKIFVGTGPHGQAHGDTFSKLASETLGIPQDLIEVVANTTDGVKEGIGSFGSRSATVGGSAVIEACRQLLSKVNMPIDKALKEMNGMEAEIFYKSDDIFSPGSHVAVVDVDRDTGFVKVLEYYAVDDVGRILIKEEVEGQIIGGVLQGVSQVLWEHAPYDENGNPLFSSIADCGVPTAVEASYKVYVSEVEYPSATSAKSRGVGEAGTTGGLPAVFLALEKITHRKFNKTPIYPWDITR
- a CDS encoding IS607 family transposase; translated protein: MLRPKEACQRLGISYATLREYVKKGYIKPVILQSGKWRFREEDIERLMGIIRKRKVILYARVSSNTQKDDLANQVKYLEEQVKEYDLVITDIGSGLNMKRKGFLKLLRMILNNEVSRVITAYPDRLVRFGFEILEEVCKAHNCEIVVLNQEDKTPEEELVEDLATILVSFSGKLHGMRSQKYEKVKKCAEELKN